One genomic region from Onychostoma macrolepis isolate SWU-2019 chromosome 23, ASM1243209v1, whole genome shotgun sequence encodes:
- the LOC131531529 gene encoding F-box only protein 44-like: MGQSESAHLHVASMDFKLKPDSCSGLQADVPLAVVEEILLNLPAHQVVRVCRLVCHEWKELVDSAAHWRVRCRREGIQPCDASRPPDDWRLFYFLTKKRRNLLKNPRAEEEFSGWNIVQNGGDCWTVEDNSVEIPNCTVSKYFVTSYWLCLKQQLIDLRKEGYSAAFMDQLQPHIKISDWYAPRCDCGSVYQICVELLDQKKRPISTFDPEPVFFPQWNDQKWCEMTHVFKNYGPGVRFIRFTHGGKDTQFWAGWYGIRVTNSSVEICPAEER; encoded by the exons ATGGGTCAGTCAGAGAGCGCACACCTTCATGTTGCGTCGATGGACTTTAAACTAAAACCAGACTCA TGCTCAGGTCTGCAGGCAGATGTTCCTCTAGCTGTGGTTGAGGAGATCCTCCTGAATCTGCCTGCTCATCAGGTGGTGCGAGTCTGTCGTCTGGTGTGTCATGAGTGGAAGGAGCTGGTGGACAGTGCTGCACACTGGAGAGTGCGCTGTCGGAGAGAGGGGATCCAGCCATGTGATGCTTCCAGACCACCAGATGACTGGCGCTTGTTTTACTTCTTAACTAAGAAACGACGTAACTTGCTCAAGAATCCCAGAGCAGAAG AGGAGTTCAGTGGATGGAATATTGTACAGAATGGTGGTGACTGCTGGACAGTAGAAGATAATTCGGTAGAAATCCCAAATTGCACAGTCTCAAAATACTTTGTCACTTCATACTG GTTATGTTTAAAGCAACAGCTGATTGATTTGAGGAAAGAAGGCTATAGCGCTGCTTTCATGGATCAACTGCAACCTCATATCAAAATATCAGACTG GTACGCACCACGCTGCGATTGTGGAAGTGTCTATCAGATCTGTGTGGAGCTGCTTGATCAGAAGAAGAGACCCATCAGTACCTTTGACCCTGAACCAGTTTTCTTTCCACAGTGGAATGATCAGAAGTGGTGTGAA atGACGCATGTCTTTAAGAATTATGGACCTGGGGTTCGGTTTATCCGTTTCACTCATGGTGGGAAGGATACACAGTTTTGGGCAGGCTGGTATGGGATACGGGTCACTAACAGTAGTGTGGAGATCTGTCCAGCTGAAGAGAGATAG